The following proteins are co-located in the Nonlabens ponticola genome:
- the accD gene encoding acetyl-CoA carboxylase, carboxyltransferase subunit beta produces MSWFKREKKGITTPTEAKKDTPKGLWYKSPTGKIVDAEQLKNNFYVSPEDGYHVRIGSKEYFEILFDDNKLKELNPNLTSKDPLKFEDSKKYVDRLEEAQKKTGLKDAVRTAVGKSNGNDLVVACMDFAFIGGSMGSVVGEKIARAADYSLKHKIPFMIISKSGGARMMEAALSLMQLAKTSAKLAQLSDAGIPYISLCTDPTTGGTTASFAMLGDINIGEPGALIAFAGPRVVRDTTGKELPEGFQTAEFLLEKGFLDFIVPRPQLKQRVNQYLDLILNRKIEVVV; encoded by the coding sequence ATGTCTTGGTTCAAAAGAGAAAAGAAGGGAATAACAACGCCTACAGAGGCAAAGAAAGATACACCTAAAGGACTTTGGTACAAATCTCCAACTGGTAAGATTGTAGATGCAGAGCAGCTCAAGAACAACTTTTATGTGAGCCCAGAAGATGGTTATCATGTACGTATAGGTAGTAAGGAATACTTTGAAATCCTTTTTGATGACAACAAATTGAAGGAGCTCAATCCCAATTTGACATCCAAGGATCCATTAAAATTTGAGGATTCAAAAAAGTATGTGGATCGCCTAGAAGAAGCGCAGAAAAAAACAGGACTTAAAGATGCTGTGCGTACTGCCGTAGGTAAATCAAATGGTAATGACCTCGTTGTTGCCTGTATGGATTTTGCCTTTATCGGTGGTTCTATGGGTAGCGTTGTAGGCGAGAAAATAGCACGTGCTGCAGATTATTCCTTGAAACACAAGATTCCATTCATGATTATCTCAAAATCTGGTGGTGCTCGTATGATGGAAGCAGCCCTATCCCTAATGCAATTAGCAAAAACTAGTGCAAAGCTTGCACAGTTATCAGATGCTGGAATTCCATATATCTCACTTTGTACAGATCCTACAACTGGTGGTACAACCGCATCTTTTGCGATGTTAGGTGACATTAATATCGGTGAGCCAGGCGCTTTGATCGCCTTTGCAGGACCGCGCGTGGTGCGCGACACAACAGGTAAGGAATTACCAGAAGGTTTCCAGACGGCAGAATTCCTTCTTGAAAAAGGATTTTTGGACTTTATCGTTCCTAGACCACAATTGAAGCAAAGAGTCAATCAATATCTTGATTTAATTCTCAATAGAAAAATTGAGGTAGTCGTGTAA
- the rpsO gene encoding 30S ribosomal protein S15: MYLAPEKKAEIFAKYGKSANDTGNTDAQIALFTYRINHLTQHLKNNRHDYNTERSLVKLVGKRRSLLDYKMRKDIVAYRELIKELGIRK; the protein is encoded by the coding sequence ATGTATCTAGCACCAGAAAAAAAAGCTGAAATCTTCGCAAAATATGGGAAGTCAGCAAATGACACAGGTAACACTGACGCGCAAATCGCATTGTTTACCTACCGTATCAACCACTTGACACAACACCTCAAGAACAACCGCCACGACTACAATACCGAGCGTAGCCTTGTAAAATTAGTAGGAAAGCGTCGTTCGCTTCTTGATTACAAGATGAGAAAAGATATTGTTGCTTATCGTGAGTTGATTAAGGAACTAGGAATTAGAAAGTAA
- a CDS encoding polyribonucleotide nucleotidyltransferase, giving the protein MKPQVFKQVIKMANGPDITIETGALAKQAHGSVVITCGKAMLLGTVVSSYKSTGLDFLPLTVDYREKFAAAGKYPGGFFKREARPNDGEVLTMRLVDRVLRPLFPKDYHAEVQVMIQLMSHDDEVMPDAMAGLAASAAIQLSDLPFECPISEVRVARVDGEFVINPSYSQLEAADLEMMIGASADSVMMVEGEMEEVSEEDMIAAIKAAHEAIKDQCAAQVALAEAVGKKEVREYEGEKEDADIEAKVAALAYDKVYEVAKKGSGKKERSLAFSEVKEEVKSQFSEEDQEENGDLISKYFSKTHKKAVRDVLLNEGIRLDGRKTTDIRDIWCEVDYLPSTHGSAIFSRGETQALATVTLGTSRDANIIDMASQEGEERFYLHYNFPPFSTGEARPLRGTSRREIGHGNLAQRALKKMLPEDLPYTVRVVSEVLESNGSSSMATVCAGTMALMDAGLPMKKPVSGIAMGLITEGDKYAVLSDILGDEDHLGDMDFKVTGTEDGITACQMDIKVKGLSYEILTNALMQAKEGRMHILGKLTDTIATPAADVKPHAPKMESMEIEGKYIGAVIGPGGKVIQEMQKETDTVINIKEEDEMGIIEIAGTDRANIEAALEKIRNIIFEPEVGSVYEVKVVKMLDFGAVVEFKPGKETLLHVSEFDYKRIEDPSTVLKVGDVLDVKYMGVDPRTKKQKVSRKAVLPKPEGWVERPPRERNDRGRGRDDRRGGGRRDDRRRDDRPRRDNDDKKSED; this is encoded by the coding sequence ATGAAACCACAAGTTTTTAAGCAGGTGATCAAGATGGCTAACGGCCCAGACATCACCATTGAAACTGGAGCGCTTGCAAAACAAGCACATGGATCTGTTGTGATCACATGTGGCAAGGCCATGCTTCTAGGAACTGTAGTGTCCAGCTACAAATCTACTGGACTTGACTTCTTACCACTTACCGTAGATTACCGTGAGAAATTTGCCGCAGCCGGTAAATATCCAGGTGGATTCTTCAAGCGTGAGGCACGTCCTAACGATGGTGAAGTTCTTACCATGCGTCTTGTTGACCGTGTTTTAAGACCACTATTCCCTAAGGATTACCATGCAGAAGTGCAGGTAATGATACAATTGATGTCTCACGATGATGAGGTGATGCCAGATGCTATGGCTGGTCTTGCTGCAAGTGCAGCGATCCAATTGTCTGACCTACCTTTTGAATGCCCGATTTCTGAAGTGCGTGTTGCACGTGTAGATGGTGAGTTTGTCATCAACCCTAGCTACTCACAACTGGAAGCTGCAGACCTTGAAATGATGATAGGTGCCAGCGCCGACAGTGTGATGATGGTAGAAGGTGAGATGGAAGAAGTATCTGAAGAAGATATGATCGCTGCTATCAAAGCGGCTCATGAAGCTATCAAAGATCAATGTGCTGCTCAAGTTGCCCTAGCAGAAGCTGTAGGCAAGAAAGAAGTACGCGAGTATGAAGGCGAGAAAGAAGATGCAGATATTGAAGCTAAAGTTGCTGCACTTGCATACGACAAGGTATATGAGGTAGCCAAAAAAGGAAGCGGTAAGAAAGAGCGCAGCTTAGCTTTTAGCGAAGTGAAAGAAGAAGTGAAGTCCCAATTCTCTGAAGAAGATCAAGAAGAAAACGGTGACTTAATTTCTAAGTACTTCAGCAAGACGCATAAAAAAGCGGTACGTGATGTATTGCTCAATGAAGGTATACGTCTAGATGGTCGCAAGACTACAGACATACGTGATATCTGGTGTGAGGTAGATTACCTACCATCAACGCACGGTAGTGCTATTTTCTCACGTGGTGAGACTCAAGCACTAGCAACGGTAACGCTAGGTACTTCTAGAGATGCTAATATCATTGATATGGCTTCACAAGAAGGTGAAGAGCGTTTTTACCTACACTACAATTTCCCACCATTCTCAACTGGTGAGGCGCGCCCATTACGCGGTACGTCACGTCGTGAGATAGGACACGGTAACCTGGCACAACGTGCATTAAAAAAGATGCTTCCTGAAGATCTTCCATACACCGTACGTGTAGTGAGTGAAGTATTGGAATCTAACGGTTCTTCTTCTATGGCAACTGTTTGTGCAGGAACCATGGCATTGATGGACGCAGGTCTACCTATGAAGAAACCAGTTTCTGGTATCGCCATGGGATTGATTACTGAAGGTGATAAATATGCCGTACTATCTGATATTCTAGGTGATGAAGATCACTTAGGAGATATGGACTTTAAAGTTACTGGTACTGAAGATGGTATCACCGCTTGTCAAATGGACATCAAGGTAAAAGGACTTTCTTATGAAATCCTGACCAACGCACTGATGCAAGCCAAAGAAGGTCGCATGCACATTCTAGGTAAATTGACTGACACGATCGCCACTCCAGCAGCAGATGTGAAGCCACATGCTCCTAAGATGGAATCTATGGAGATTGAAGGTAAGTACATTGGTGCCGTGATAGGACCTGGTGGTAAAGTCATTCAAGAAATGCAAAAAGAGACCGATACCGTTATCAACATCAAGGAAGAAGATGAGATGGGTATCATTGAGATCGCAGGTACAGATCGTGCCAATATTGAGGCAGCTCTTGAGAAAATACGCAATATCATCTTTGAACCAGAAGTAGGCTCTGTCTATGAGGTAAAGGTGGTGAAGATGCTAGACTTTGGTGCCGTGGTAGAATTCAAGCCAGGTAAGGAAACTTTACTACACGTGAGTGAGTTTGATTACAAGCGCATTGAAGATCCATCAACGGTTCTTAAGGTAGGTGATGTACTTGATGTTAAATACATGGGTGTAGATCCACGTACCAAGAAGCAGAAAGTTTCTCGTAAGGCAGTGCTACCAAAACCAGAAGGTTGGGTAGAGCGTCCACCACGTGAGCGCAATGATCGTGGCCGTGGTCGTGATGACCGTCGTGGCGGTGGCCGCCGTGACGACCGTCGTAGAGATGATCGCCCGAGACGTGACAACGATGATAAGAAGTCAGAGGATTAA
- a CDS encoding bacteriorhodopsin, which translates to MDLANSFIPAVGDGLGLLEVATYYVMMVAFFCFVASFFFSWFTRTHVAPEHNTSRVFTAIICVVAGISYFIISDYYKDFLQELQTITDETTRNEFKRNGYNAIGQLRYMDWMVTTPLLLIKMISVLRIKYSRIAVIVALVVLGDIFMIATGFIGQQQLDADGSIMVQSRMIWGAISTVGYTMVLVGMYQIWNKYRHEAKTLERRAYKYMSLTVVTLWGVYPIGYILVALFPEMDNSWIHITFSIADVVNKAGVGIIAYLMASRLLEDRLDTSSKEFAMNVG; encoded by the coding sequence ATGGATTTAGCGAACTCATTTATACCAGCAGTAGGCGATGGCCTAGGGTTACTAGAAGTAGCCACTTATTATGTGATGATGGTCGCATTCTTTTGTTTTGTAGCATCCTTTTTTTTCAGCTGGTTTACCAGAACGCACGTGGCGCCAGAACATAATACAAGTCGTGTGTTTACAGCAATTATCTGTGTGGTGGCAGGCATTAGCTACTTCATTATAAGCGATTACTATAAAGATTTTCTCCAAGAATTACAGACTATCACAGATGAGACGACCCGCAATGAATTTAAGCGCAATGGCTACAACGCTATAGGTCAGTTGCGTTACATGGACTGGATGGTGACCACACCGCTATTATTGATCAAAATGATCAGTGTCTTGCGCATCAAGTACTCAAGAATCGCTGTGATTGTTGCGCTGGTAGTTTTGGGAGATATTTTCATGATTGCCACTGGGTTTATTGGGCAGCAACAGTTGGATGCAGACGGTTCCATTATGGTACAATCACGTATGATTTGGGGTGCGATTTCAACCGTAGGTTATACTATGGTGCTGGTAGGCATGTATCAGATATGGAATAAATACCGCCATGAGGCCAAGACTTTAGAACGTCGTGCCTATAAATACATGTCGCTAACAGTCGTGACTTTATGGGGCGTTTACCCTATTGGGTATATTCTTGTTGCGCTCTTTCCTGAAATGGACAACAGTTGGATACACATCACTTTCTCGATAGCTGATGTAGTAAATAAAGCTGGTGTAGGTATCATTGCCTATTTGATGGCATCTCGATTATTGGAAGATCGCCTGGATACTAGTTCCAAAGAGTTTGCGATGAATGTAGGGTAG
- a CDS encoding T9SS type B sorting domain-containing protein, whose amino-acid sequence MLLNRSILLFVFLSIPSSLFAQKEGNTWVFGQNAGVEFDGIAVRSIEEARFNSTEAAASISDRFGNFLFATDGTRVINSEFQTMENGDDLDGSQSSAQIVILPDPTNELRYYIFYISKQNDRLNLNYALVSFVSNPLGNVILKNLNLRSNVTERLTWLYGDYINSFYIIASSSDTFFVYSLDTAGLNESPRSFKMNTDDIIEISQIKYNAARDLIANANRDQIEIMNWDRDSGAVQDSFVIDFEDRGDFNSIYSIEFSKSGRYLYASTVFDGIYQIDLQDLNSEDAQNSITQLLPINPVVRDNGVQVLDWALQIGPNDKIYVCHGGYDALGVLENPENEAGSVNYNFASVPLDGLTGISLPQLPPSFKFGDIITRNNCSGETVNIELITNILGTVTWNLGDGTIISGNPIDHIYSDSGTYQITATVSSQSGNITFSQEIEMFQSPPDLNNLEIIICNDDAISPNQILDQIDDFDDRELYEIGLYSSVNDAMEMINEISDPITLNDSTTELFLNIYNPDNLACSNITTLEITKENLDIDNFQELEICPNAATTIYAPEGFNNYQWSDGTTGQQIDITNAESISVSFNTRADDSGCELEVHYNFINRSLIQEIEARVVESTSSGNTIEILSPLGDDYEYAIDGISFQSEPLFENLPNGIYTITARDTLCDQVYSSEIVISRLPKFFTPNGDGFNDVWNPFSDTERDILLVRIFDRYGKLLTQLSPSQPSWDGTIDGQDLPSSDYWYSIIDESDKVINGHFTLKR is encoded by the coding sequence TTGTTATTAAATCGTAGCATATTATTATTTGTATTTCTATCAATCCCAAGTTCTCTTTTTGCTCAAAAAGAAGGCAATACATGGGTTTTTGGTCAAAATGCGGGTGTCGAATTTGATGGTATCGCTGTGCGCTCCATCGAAGAGGCTCGTTTCAATTCTACCGAGGCCGCAGCATCTATATCTGACAGATTTGGAAATTTTTTATTTGCGACCGACGGTACAAGGGTAATCAACTCTGAATTTCAGACCATGGAAAATGGAGACGATTTAGATGGATCTCAAAGCTCTGCTCAAATCGTCATCTTGCCTGATCCGACTAACGAGCTGAGATACTATATTTTCTATATAAGCAAACAAAATGATAGACTGAATCTCAATTATGCGTTGGTTTCGTTTGTTTCAAATCCCTTGGGTAACGTCATTCTTAAAAATTTAAATTTGAGAAGCAATGTTACTGAACGGCTCACTTGGCTTTACGGTGATTACATAAATAGTTTCTATATAATTGCTAGTAGTTCAGATACTTTTTTTGTGTACTCGCTAGATACCGCAGGATTGAATGAGTCACCTCGCAGCTTTAAGATGAATACCGATGACATCATCGAGATAAGCCAAATCAAATATAACGCAGCGCGGGATTTGATCGCTAACGCCAATCGAGATCAAATTGAGATTATGAATTGGGATCGTGATTCTGGTGCTGTTCAAGATAGTTTTGTTATAGACTTTGAAGACCGAGGTGATTTCAATTCCATTTACAGCATTGAATTTTCAAAATCTGGCAGATACCTTTATGCTAGCACCGTTTTTGACGGTATTTATCAAATTGATTTGCAAGATCTCAATTCCGAAGATGCCCAAAATTCAATTACCCAACTGTTACCTATAAATCCAGTGGTTAGGGATAATGGCGTGCAAGTTCTGGATTGGGCTTTACAAATAGGGCCCAATGATAAAATATATGTTTGCCACGGCGGTTATGATGCATTAGGTGTTCTAGAAAATCCTGAAAATGAAGCAGGCTCAGTAAATTACAATTTTGCTTCAGTACCATTAGATGGTCTTACCGGAATCAGTTTACCGCAGTTGCCACCTTCTTTTAAATTTGGCGATATCATTACAAGAAACAATTGTAGCGGCGAGACTGTCAATATAGAATTGATTACAAACATTCTAGGTACAGTGACTTGGAATTTAGGTGATGGCACTATAATAAGTGGTAATCCCATTGATCATATATATAGCGACTCAGGCACGTATCAAATAACCGCTACTGTCTCTTCACAATCTGGCAATATAACGTTCAGTCAAGAAATAGAAATGTTTCAAAGCCCGCCAGATTTGAACAATCTAGAAATCATTATTTGTAATGATGACGCGATTAGTCCCAATCAAATTTTAGATCAGATTGATGATTTCGATGATAGGGAACTTTATGAAATTGGACTTTATTCATCCGTAAACGATGCAATGGAGATGATCAATGAAATTAGTGATCCTATTACTCTTAACGACAGTACGACTGAACTTTTTCTCAATATCTACAATCCAGATAATCTTGCTTGCTCTAATATCACTACGCTTGAGATCACAAAAGAAAACCTTGACATTGACAATTTTCAAGAATTAGAGATTTGTCCAAATGCTGCAACGACGATCTATGCACCAGAAGGATTTAATAATTATCAATGGTCTGATGGAACGACAGGCCAGCAAATAGATATCACAAACGCTGAAAGTATTAGCGTCTCGTTCAATACCAGAGCTGACGATTCAGGTTGTGAACTAGAAGTACATTACAATTTCATTAATAGATCATTGATTCAAGAAATAGAGGCCCGAGTTGTAGAATCTACTAGCAGTGGCAACACTATTGAAATTTTATCGCCGTTGGGTGATGATTATGAATACGCTATCGACGGTATTTCCTTTCAATCAGAGCCATTATTCGAAAATTTACCAAACGGCATCTATACCATAACTGCACGCGACACCTTGTGTGACCAAGTGTACTCATCAGAAATTGTAATTTCTAGATTGCCAAAATTTTTTACTCCCAATGGCGATGGTTTCAATGACGTATGGAATCCATTCAGCGATACAGAACGAGATATTTTATTAGTCAGGATTTTTGATAGATACGGTAAGTTGCTTACTCAATTATCACCATCTCAGCCTTCATGGGACGGCACGATAGACGGACAGGATTTACCCAGCTCAGATTATTGGTATTCCATAATTGATGAAAGCGATAAAGTTATCAACGGACATTTTACTTTGAAAAGATGA
- the rpe gene encoding ribulose-phosphate 3-epimerase, translating to MPKLIAPSVLAADFANLQRDCEMLNRSDADWFHIDIMDGVFVPNISFGMPVLRDIIKHADKTIDTHLMIVDPDRYVKTFADLGCDILTVHYEACTHLHRTLQNIKAHGMKAGVALNPHTNVDLLKDVIQDIDLVCLMSVNPGFGGQSFIENTYSKVSELKELINKKGTGTLIEIDGGVTDKNAKQLVAAGADVLVAGSYVFKSSDQEKTVKELRELANS from the coding sequence ATGCCTAAACTTATTGCACCATCAGTACTAGCTGCAGACTTTGCCAACCTTCAACGTGATTGCGAGATGCTCAATCGCAGTGATGCAGACTGGTTCCATATTGACATCATGGATGGTGTATTTGTGCCTAACATTTCGTTTGGGATGCCTGTGCTGCGTGACATTATCAAACATGCTGATAAAACCATTGATACGCATTTGATGATCGTTGATCCAGATCGATATGTCAAGACTTTTGCAGATCTAGGTTGCGATATTCTTACTGTTCATTATGAGGCTTGTACTCACTTGCACCGCACGCTGCAAAACATCAAAGCACATGGTATGAAAGCTGGTGTGGCACTTAATCCGCATACTAATGTTGACCTGCTCAAAGATGTTATTCAAGATATTGATTTGGTGTGTTTAATGAGCGTGAATCCAGGTTTTGGCGGTCAAAGCTTTATTGAAAACACTTATTCAAAAGTGAGCGAACTGAAAGAATTGATCAATAAAAAAGGTACCGGCACACTTATAGAAATTGATGGTGGCGTGACTGATAAAAACGCAAAACAATTAGTGGCCGCTGGAGCTGATGTCCTGGTAGCTGGATCCTACGTTTTTAAATCTAGTGATCAAGAGAAAACAGTCAAAGAACTTAGAGAACTGGCCAATTCATAA
- a CDS encoding DUF4174 domain-containing protein, whose translation MTNAQSIEKHEWKERVLLIMEKESESSNTEKQIDLLLDNANGLKERQLVTYVISEKQAQKLDRANGKLVKTTNSDHLFYRYNKGNADFKVILIGLDGTVKNKYLEPVSTKKLFTIIDGMPMRKAEIKKGN comes from the coding sequence ATGACTAACGCGCAGAGCATTGAAAAACATGAGTGGAAAGAGCGCGTGCTTCTTATCATGGAAAAAGAATCGGAGTCATCAAACACAGAAAAGCAAATCGACTTGCTTCTGGACAATGCTAATGGACTCAAAGAGCGACAATTGGTTACCTATGTTATATCTGAGAAACAGGCACAGAAACTAGATCGTGCAAATGGTAAATTGGTTAAAACGACCAACTCAGATCATCTATTCTATCGTTACAACAAGGGAAACGCAGATTTCAAAGTCATTCTCATAGGTCTAGACGGCACAGTAAAAAATAAATATCTTGAACCTGTAAGTACTAAAAAACTGTTTACCATCATCGACGGCATGCCCATGAGAAAAGCAGAGATAAAGAAGGGAAATTAG